A region from the Bacteroidota bacterium genome encodes:
- a CDS encoding recombinase family protein: MNRPTTRACLFIRVSTDKQDYQRQILELNQCCEQKHFEVVETIATKITGTKTFHEREDLQRLFECAARKEFDKVIVSEVSRIGRNAKDIRHTIDYLHSKKIAIVFRNLGGLESLDDRGQESFVTNIIIAIYSELAAEERRILSERIKSGLVNARHKGKRVGRPEGKQDDETLLKKYPRLAADLRKGFSLSQCQKLHDVSRNTAIKVKKLLLLKR; this comes from the coding sequence ATGAACCGACCGACTACCCGTGCCTGTCTCTTCATCCGCGTCAGCACAGACAAGCAGGACTACCAGCGACAAATTCTTGAACTGAACCAGTGCTGTGAGCAGAAGCATTTTGAGGTAGTTGAGACCATCGCCACTAAGATTACTGGCACAAAGACCTTCCACGAACGCGAAGACTTGCAGCGGTTGTTCGAATGTGCCGCGCGTAAGGAGTTCGATAAGGTAATAGTCTCAGAGGTCAGCCGCATCGGTCGAAACGCGAAAGACATCCGGCATACAATTGACTACCTGCATTCTAAGAAGATTGCCATCGTGTTCAGGAACTTGGGCGGGTTGGAAAGCTTAGATGACCGTGGCCAAGAGAGCTTCGTGACCAATATTATCATCGCCATCTACTCCGAACTGGCAGCCGAAGAACGAAGAATTCTTTCAGAGCGAATTAAATCAGGTTTGGTCAATGCAAGACACAAAGGTAAAAGAGTAGGAAGACCAGAAGGCAAGCAAGACGATGAAACTCTATTAAAGAAATATCCTCGACTTGCTGCCGACTTGCGGAAGGGGTTTTCCCTCAGCCAGTGTCAGAAACTACACGATGTGTCCAGAAACACGGCAATAAAAGTCAAGAAATTACTTCTCCTAAAAAGGTAG